A window of Oncorhynchus tshawytscha isolate Ot180627B linkage group LG10, Otsh_v2.0, whole genome shotgun sequence contains these coding sequences:
- the si:dkey-181m9.8 gene encoding uncharacterized protein si:dkey-181m9.8 isoform X1 has translation MPRVPAVLEYETLTECKYSFPVEVVSDIKNVTATYGDLRMYVDFYCFPNKEKKKLVYLAGTIPVPHDAGNTYNIPVCIWLHETHPQSRPRCYVCPSISMLINPRCPYVEASGQVLLDCLNNWKSGLANLSLLVSEMRSAFQKETPLFAMHPIRVQMLPTAAHSSAYAESSDPGSWPQPSSSTPRARRSSMSPTPLPRAIVPPKSLKSSQSGPLRESATGVRRSYTEELLDMGINFGVPGGVQFPFSSTNPFITTASAPNNTPVSSEDMNNLFKSLQLENVVNVYQLGTKERGQMQGDGGDRGGGDYPPIPTAVTPLVDNQHRILVSQLPPDQSPSRVKNKLTLYFQRRSNGGGEVLDVTYPYPPTQHDQALVSFRSPRDAEQVLLQADRIFTVNERPFRIQLKRVNSAQITVPPGVSGDKAAIFHSLLSLEGRSFSQADVEEAVQSCRDLPSALKYLSHECPICREQVSFSKIITMTHCLCAFCESCFKAYFSQAIKEKSIVHVVCPMCGQPDVRQSQGGVEEALDYFSLLDTQIRHYLDPQIHELFQRKLRDRALQEMPNFRWCAHCSFGLLHEADQLRMDCPSCRKSTCSQCKTAWAPQHQGLSCEKFREWQLHNNPEYQTAKLENLLSRNKIECPKCKFVFYLSKGGCLHFKCTQCQHEFCGGCNRPFKLGVGCDFSAECGSKGLHAHHPRDCLYHLRDWNVPRLHRLLQLYGVSLAGMVKSKVGSTGTNSQGVCAVLEHREIGGDGPCGLPTLPEYSGYCILHYKECLVELINRSHADPAVLFDVAEMLAELKRWHIPVPQKNLQDPEALYVQHLRQTLTRKVSLRDNKLPPVKVKDDLCPLPSSSAAGPRWSSAQRNTPTRFHDDSQLLLLLND, from the exons ATGCCGAGGGTCCCAGCAGTCCTTGAATATGAAACACTGACCGAG TGTAAATACAGCTTCCCTGTTGAGGTTGTCAGTGATATCAAGAATGTTACAGCGACTTATGGAGACCTGCGTATGTATGTGGACTTCTACT GTTTCCCCAATAAGGAAAAGAAGAAGTTAGTTTATTTGGCTGGTACTATTCCAGTTCCACATGACG CAGGTAACACATATAATATCCCAGTGTGCATCTGGCTCCACGAGACTCACCCCCAGAGCCGGCCGCGGTGCTACGTGTGTCCCTCCATCTCCATGTTGATCAACCCCAGGTGCCCATATGTTGAGGCCAGTGGGCAGGTGCTCCTCGACTGCCTCAACAACTGGAAGAGC GGGCTGGCCAACCTGTCATTGCTCGTCTCAGAAATGAGGTCTGCATTTCAAAAGGAAACGCCCCTCTTTGCCATGCACCCAATCAGAGTTCAGATGCTACCTACTGCAGCGCACTCCAGTGCATATGCAGAGTCTTCGGACCCTGGCAG CTGGCCTCAACCAAGCAGCTCTACCCCGAGAGCCAGGCGCTCCTCAATGTCCCCCACGCCACTACCTAGAGCAATAG TTCCGCCCAAGAGTTTAAAGTCCAGCCAATCGGGGCCTCTCAGAGAGTCTGCGACTGGTGTGAGGCGGTCCTACACAGAGGAGCTACTGGATATGGGGATAAACTTTGGAGTGCCAGGTGGAGTCCAGTTTCCATTCTCCTCCACCAACCCcttcatcactactgcctctg CGCCAAATAACACTCCTGTTAGTTCTGAGGACATGAACAACCTATTCAAGAGCCTACAGCTGGAAAATGTTGTCAATGTGTACCAGCTTGGTACTAAAGAAAGAG GACAGATGCAAGGTGATGGAGGTGATCGAGGTGGTGGTGACTACCCCCCAATCCCCACTGCAGTCACGCCCCTAGTGGACAACCAGCATCGTATCCTGGTGAGCCAGCTGCCACCGGACCAGTCCCCCAGCCGTGTGAAGAACAAGCTCACCCTCTACTTCCAGCGCAGGAGCAACGGTGGGGGAGAGGTGCTGGATGTGACCTACCCTTACCCCCCGACCCAGCACGACCAGGCCCTGGTCAGCTTCCGCAGTCCCAGAG ATGCAGAGCAGGTGCTCTTACAGGCAGACCGAATCTTTACTGTGAATGAGCGGCCTTTCCGTATACAGCTCAAGAGGGTCAACAGTGCTCAG ATTACGGTGCCTCCCGGTGTCTCCGGTGACAAGGCGGCCATCTTCCATAGCCTGCTGTCACTTGAGGGGCGGAGCTTCAGCCAGGCCGACGTGGAGGAGGCGGTACAGTCGTGCCGGGACCTTCCCTCGGCCCTCAAGTACCTGTCCCATGAGTGCCCCATCTGCCGCGAGCAGGTGTCCTTCAGCAAG ATCATCACTATGACCCATTGCCTGTGTGCCTTCTGCGAGAGCTGCTTCAAGGCCTACTTCTCCCAGGCCATCAAGGAGAAGAGCATCGTCCATGTGGTGTGTCCCATGTGTGGCCAGCCCGACGTGCGTCAGAGCCAGGGAGGCGTGGAGGAGGCCTTGGACTACTTCAGCCTTCTGGACACACAG ATCAGGCACTACCTAGATCCTCAGATCCACGAGTTGTTCCAGAGGAAGCTGAGAGACCGAGCCTTGCAGGAGATGCCTAACTTCCGCTGGTGTGCCCAC TGCTCCTTTGGCCTTCTACACGAGGCTGACCAGCTGAGAATGGACTGTCCTAGTTGTAGGAAGAGCACCTGCTCCCAATGCAAGACTGCA TGGGCTCCACAACACCAGGGTCTTTCCTGTGAGAAGTTCAGAGAGTGGCAACTCCACAATAACCCAGAGTACCAGACCGCAAAACTGGAGAATCTCCTCAGCAGGAATAaaatag AATGTCCAAAATGCAAGTTTGTGTTCTACCTTTCCAAGGGAGGCTGTCTCCATTTCAAATGCACCCAATGCCAGCACGAGTTCTGTGGCGGCTGTAATAGGCCCTTCAAATTAGGCGTG GGGTGTGACTTCTCAGCTGAGTGTGGGTCCAAGGGGTTACACGCCCACCACCCCAGGGACTGCCTGTACCACCTGAGGGACTGGAACGTGCCCAGACTACACAGGCTGCTTCAG CTTTACGGAGTGTCCCTCGCTGGCATGGTCAAATCCAAAGTGGGCTCTACAGGAACAAACTCACAAG gtgtgtgtgcagtACTGGAGCACAGAGAGATTGGTGGAGACGGGCCTTGTGGTCTACCAACTCTCCCAGAGTACAGTGGCTACTGCAT CTTACACTATAAAGAGTGTCTAGTGGAGCTGATTAACCGGAGTCATGCGGATCCAGCCGTTCTGTTCGATGTGGCCGAGATGTTGGCCGAGTTAAAGCGGTGGCACATTCCTGTTCCACAGAAGAACCTTCAGGATCCTGAGGCACTCTATGTACAGCACCTTAGACAG ACCCTGACTAGGAAGGTTAGCCTGAGGGACAACAAGCTACCCCCTGTGAAGGTGAAAGATGACCTTTGCCCCCTACCCTCATCGAGCGCTGCGGGACCACGCTGGTCTTCTGCTCAGAGAAACACACCAACCCGCTTCCATGACGACTCCCAATTGCTGCTCTTGCTCAACGACTAA
- the si:dkey-181m9.8 gene encoding uncharacterized protein si:dkey-181m9.8 isoform X2 produces the protein MPRVPAVLEYETLTECKYSFPVEVVSDIKNVTATYGDLRMYVDFYCFPNKEKKKLVYLAGTIPVPHDGNTYNIPVCIWLHETHPQSRPRCYVCPSISMLINPRCPYVEASGQVLLDCLNNWKSGLANLSLLVSEMRSAFQKETPLFAMHPIRVQMLPTAAHSSAYAESSDPGSWPQPSSSTPRARRSSMSPTPLPRAIVPPKSLKSSQSGPLRESATGVRRSYTEELLDMGINFGVPGGVQFPFSSTNPFITTASAPNNTPVSSEDMNNLFKSLQLENVVNVYQLGTKERGQMQGDGGDRGGGDYPPIPTAVTPLVDNQHRILVSQLPPDQSPSRVKNKLTLYFQRRSNGGGEVLDVTYPYPPTQHDQALVSFRSPRDAEQVLLQADRIFTVNERPFRIQLKRVNSAQITVPPGVSGDKAAIFHSLLSLEGRSFSQADVEEAVQSCRDLPSALKYLSHECPICREQVSFSKIITMTHCLCAFCESCFKAYFSQAIKEKSIVHVVCPMCGQPDVRQSQGGVEEALDYFSLLDTQIRHYLDPQIHELFQRKLRDRALQEMPNFRWCAHCSFGLLHEADQLRMDCPSCRKSTCSQCKTAWAPQHQGLSCEKFREWQLHNNPEYQTAKLENLLSRNKIECPKCKFVFYLSKGGCLHFKCTQCQHEFCGGCNRPFKLGVGCDFSAECGSKGLHAHHPRDCLYHLRDWNVPRLHRLLQLYGVSLAGMVKSKVGSTGTNSQGVCAVLEHREIGGDGPCGLPTLPEYSGYCILHYKECLVELINRSHADPAVLFDVAEMLAELKRWHIPVPQKNLQDPEALYVQHLRQTLTRKVSLRDNKLPPVKVKDDLCPLPSSSAAGPRWSSAQRNTPTRFHDDSQLLLLLND, from the exons ATGCCGAGGGTCCCAGCAGTCCTTGAATATGAAACACTGACCGAG TGTAAATACAGCTTCCCTGTTGAGGTTGTCAGTGATATCAAGAATGTTACAGCGACTTATGGAGACCTGCGTATGTATGTGGACTTCTACT GTTTCCCCAATAAGGAAAAGAAGAAGTTAGTTTATTTGGCTGGTACTATTCCAGTTCCACATGACG GTAACACATATAATATCCCAGTGTGCATCTGGCTCCACGAGACTCACCCCCAGAGCCGGCCGCGGTGCTACGTGTGTCCCTCCATCTCCATGTTGATCAACCCCAGGTGCCCATATGTTGAGGCCAGTGGGCAGGTGCTCCTCGACTGCCTCAACAACTGGAAGAGC GGGCTGGCCAACCTGTCATTGCTCGTCTCAGAAATGAGGTCTGCATTTCAAAAGGAAACGCCCCTCTTTGCCATGCACCCAATCAGAGTTCAGATGCTACCTACTGCAGCGCACTCCAGTGCATATGCAGAGTCTTCGGACCCTGGCAG CTGGCCTCAACCAAGCAGCTCTACCCCGAGAGCCAGGCGCTCCTCAATGTCCCCCACGCCACTACCTAGAGCAATAG TTCCGCCCAAGAGTTTAAAGTCCAGCCAATCGGGGCCTCTCAGAGAGTCTGCGACTGGTGTGAGGCGGTCCTACACAGAGGAGCTACTGGATATGGGGATAAACTTTGGAGTGCCAGGTGGAGTCCAGTTTCCATTCTCCTCCACCAACCCcttcatcactactgcctctg CGCCAAATAACACTCCTGTTAGTTCTGAGGACATGAACAACCTATTCAAGAGCCTACAGCTGGAAAATGTTGTCAATGTGTACCAGCTTGGTACTAAAGAAAGAG GACAGATGCAAGGTGATGGAGGTGATCGAGGTGGTGGTGACTACCCCCCAATCCCCACTGCAGTCACGCCCCTAGTGGACAACCAGCATCGTATCCTGGTGAGCCAGCTGCCACCGGACCAGTCCCCCAGCCGTGTGAAGAACAAGCTCACCCTCTACTTCCAGCGCAGGAGCAACGGTGGGGGAGAGGTGCTGGATGTGACCTACCCTTACCCCCCGACCCAGCACGACCAGGCCCTGGTCAGCTTCCGCAGTCCCAGAG ATGCAGAGCAGGTGCTCTTACAGGCAGACCGAATCTTTACTGTGAATGAGCGGCCTTTCCGTATACAGCTCAAGAGGGTCAACAGTGCTCAG ATTACGGTGCCTCCCGGTGTCTCCGGTGACAAGGCGGCCATCTTCCATAGCCTGCTGTCACTTGAGGGGCGGAGCTTCAGCCAGGCCGACGTGGAGGAGGCGGTACAGTCGTGCCGGGACCTTCCCTCGGCCCTCAAGTACCTGTCCCATGAGTGCCCCATCTGCCGCGAGCAGGTGTCCTTCAGCAAG ATCATCACTATGACCCATTGCCTGTGTGCCTTCTGCGAGAGCTGCTTCAAGGCCTACTTCTCCCAGGCCATCAAGGAGAAGAGCATCGTCCATGTGGTGTGTCCCATGTGTGGCCAGCCCGACGTGCGTCAGAGCCAGGGAGGCGTGGAGGAGGCCTTGGACTACTTCAGCCTTCTGGACACACAG ATCAGGCACTACCTAGATCCTCAGATCCACGAGTTGTTCCAGAGGAAGCTGAGAGACCGAGCCTTGCAGGAGATGCCTAACTTCCGCTGGTGTGCCCAC TGCTCCTTTGGCCTTCTACACGAGGCTGACCAGCTGAGAATGGACTGTCCTAGTTGTAGGAAGAGCACCTGCTCCCAATGCAAGACTGCA TGGGCTCCACAACACCAGGGTCTTTCCTGTGAGAAGTTCAGAGAGTGGCAACTCCACAATAACCCAGAGTACCAGACCGCAAAACTGGAGAATCTCCTCAGCAGGAATAaaatag AATGTCCAAAATGCAAGTTTGTGTTCTACCTTTCCAAGGGAGGCTGTCTCCATTTCAAATGCACCCAATGCCAGCACGAGTTCTGTGGCGGCTGTAATAGGCCCTTCAAATTAGGCGTG GGGTGTGACTTCTCAGCTGAGTGTGGGTCCAAGGGGTTACACGCCCACCACCCCAGGGACTGCCTGTACCACCTGAGGGACTGGAACGTGCCCAGACTACACAGGCTGCTTCAG CTTTACGGAGTGTCCCTCGCTGGCATGGTCAAATCCAAAGTGGGCTCTACAGGAACAAACTCACAAG gtgtgtgtgcagtACTGGAGCACAGAGAGATTGGTGGAGACGGGCCTTGTGGTCTACCAACTCTCCCAGAGTACAGTGGCTACTGCAT CTTACACTATAAAGAGTGTCTAGTGGAGCTGATTAACCGGAGTCATGCGGATCCAGCCGTTCTGTTCGATGTGGCCGAGATGTTGGCCGAGTTAAAGCGGTGGCACATTCCTGTTCCACAGAAGAACCTTCAGGATCCTGAGGCACTCTATGTACAGCACCTTAGACAG ACCCTGACTAGGAAGGTTAGCCTGAGGGACAACAAGCTACCCCCTGTGAAGGTGAAAGATGACCTTTGCCCCCTACCCTCATCGAGCGCTGCGGGACCACGCTGGTCTTCTGCTCAGAGAAACACACCAACCCGCTTCCATGACGACTCCCAATTGCTGCTCTTGCTCAACGACTAA